In Streptomyces sp. NBC_01707, a genomic segment contains:
- a CDS encoding cystathionine gamma-lyase — protein MSTMGDGTRAVRAGLPEPEQYEPTLPGPVFAAHFHLSGEPTGPYTYGRDTNPTWTHLERAIGELEAPGETVETTVFASGMAAISAVLLSQVRSGDTVVLPDDGYQALPLVRQQLEAYGVEVRTAPTGGDAQLAVLEGARLLWIETPSNPGLDVCDLRRLIEAAHGAGVLVAVDNTLATPLGQRPLELGADFSVASDTKGMTGHGDILLGHVTCRDPELAAGVRRWRKVVGAIPGPMEAWLAHRSLATLELRIDRQCANALVLAEALGKRQEITGLRYPGLPTDPSYPVAVRQMRRFGSVVSFVLPDRDIAERFLAGLRLVDDATSFGGVRSTAERRARWGGDAVPEGFIRFSVGAEDADDLVADVERALDEATSRR, from the coding sequence ATGAGCACCATGGGTGACGGGACCCGGGCGGTACGGGCGGGTCTTCCAGAACCGGAGCAGTACGAACCCACGCTGCCCGGTCCGGTATTCGCCGCGCACTTCCACCTCTCCGGCGAGCCCACCGGCCCGTACACGTACGGCCGGGACACCAATCCGACGTGGACCCACCTGGAGCGGGCCATCGGTGAGCTCGAAGCGCCGGGGGAGACGGTCGAGACCACGGTGTTCGCCTCCGGCATGGCGGCGATCTCGGCCGTACTGCTGTCCCAGGTGCGGTCCGGGGACACGGTCGTCCTGCCGGACGACGGCTATCAGGCGTTGCCGCTCGTGCGCCAGCAGCTGGAGGCGTACGGCGTCGAGGTGCGGACCGCGCCCACCGGGGGCGACGCACAGCTGGCGGTCCTGGAAGGGGCCCGACTGCTGTGGATCGAGACACCGTCCAACCCTGGGCTCGACGTCTGCGACCTACGGCGGCTCATCGAGGCCGCGCACGGGGCCGGCGTCCTGGTGGCCGTCGACAACACGCTCGCCACCCCGCTCGGTCAGCGTCCGCTGGAGCTGGGCGCCGACTTCTCGGTGGCCAGTGACACCAAGGGCATGACCGGACACGGTGACATCCTGCTCGGCCACGTGACCTGCCGCGATCCGGAGCTCGCGGCGGGCGTGCGACGCTGGCGCAAGGTCGTCGGCGCGATCCCCGGACCGATGGAGGCCTGGCTCGCGCACCGTTCGCTGGCCACGCTGGAGCTGCGGATCGACCGGCAGTGCGCAAACGCGCTCGTTCTCGCCGAGGCACTGGGCAAGCGGCAGGAGATCACCGGGCTGCGGTACCCGGGGCTGCCCACCGACCCTTCGTACCCGGTCGCCGTGCGGCAGATGCGGCGCTTCGGCTCCGTGGTGTCGTTCGTACTGCCCGACCGTGACATCGCCGAGCGCTTCCTGGCCGGGTTGCGGCTGGTCGACGACGCCACGAGTTTCGGCGGCGTACGTTCCACCGCCGAGCGGCGGGCGCGCTGGGGCGGCGACGCCGTACCGGAAGGCTTCATCCGGTTCTCCGTCGGGGCCGAGGACGCGGACGACCTGGTGGCCGACGTGGAGCGGGCGCTGGACGAGGCGACGAGCCGGCGCTGA
- a CDS encoding phage holin family protein, which produces MKNFVVKTIANAGALAVAIWLLDNITLSGGSTGRKVLTLILVALLFGLVNFVVKPIVKVLTLPLFILTLGLITLVVNALMLLLTSWLADQFDLSFHVEGFWTAVLGGLIISVVSWALNVVLPDED; this is translated from the coding sequence ATGAAGAATTTTGTAGTCAAGACGATCGCCAACGCAGGTGCGCTGGCCGTGGCCATCTGGCTGCTCGACAACATCACGCTGTCCGGCGGCAGTACCGGACGCAAAGTGCTCACCCTGATCCTCGTGGCCCTGCTCTTCGGGCTGGTGAACTTCGTGGTGAAGCCCATAGTCAAGGTGCTCACCCTGCCGCTGTTCATACTCACACTGGGTCTGATCACCCTTGTGGTGAACGCCCTGATGCTGCTGCTGACCTCCTGGCTGGCCGACCAGTTCGACCTCAGTTTCCATGTCGAGGGATTCTGGACCGCCGTGCTCGGCGGCCTGATCATCTCGGTCGTGTCCTGGGCACTGAATGTCGTCCTGCCGGACGAGGACTGA
- a CDS encoding cupin domain-containing protein: protein MKAFRLDELEAERAANDGAYLQFLRERNMSVGLYALDAGDLDPQQPHKQDEVYLVVSGRASITVGMETTQVGRGSVVYVPAGVAHKFHHITEDLRVMVVFSPPES from the coding sequence ATGAAGGCATTCAGGCTGGACGAACTGGAGGCGGAGCGGGCCGCCAACGACGGCGCGTATCTGCAGTTCCTGCGGGAACGGAACATGTCCGTCGGCCTGTACGCGCTGGACGCCGGCGACCTCGATCCGCAGCAGCCGCACAAGCAGGACGAGGTCTACCTCGTGGTCAGCGGCCGTGCCTCGATCACCGTCGGCATGGAGACAACACAGGTGGGCAGGGGAAGCGTGGTGTACGTACCGGCCGGTGTGGCTCACAAGTTCCACCACATCACCGAGGATCTGCGGGTCATGGTGGTCTTCTCTCCGCCGGAGAGCTGA
- a CDS encoding DUF5326 family protein: MAVREIFAGMPWWVKWVAVPVIAIVVFGGLIASVIGFVIGLLFKVLVFVILVGGLVFVVRKFMSSSSSRGDW, translated from the coding sequence ATGGCCGTTCGGGAGATATTCGCGGGGATGCCCTGGTGGGTGAAGTGGGTCGCGGTGCCCGTCATCGCGATCGTCGTGTTCGGCGGCCTGATCGCCAGTGTGATCGGGTTCGTGATCGGTCTGCTCTTCAAGGTCCTGGTCTTCGTGATCCTGGTCGGTGGGCTCGTGTTCGTCGTACGGAAGTTCATGTCGTCCTCGTCGTCGCGCGGCGACTGGTAG
- a CDS encoding IclR family transcriptional regulator, which yields MTTASSTAVPTLIGSVQRALRLLEAVGAHRDGAPAKQLAREAGLPLPTAYHLLRTLTHEGYLRRENGVFLFGSAAERLVDDGALQNRRSTMAQSLARWRDIIGAPVYCAVYREGEIELIAVADTPAAPAVEEWASFRETGHAHAIGQCLLSRLDEKAREDHLDRHPVHPLTRYSVRDRPAFLERLRSLERTEPVVERQEYALGTVCAAIPIAVGYTAAAMAISVPLDEEDRLLPAVERLRGEVASLLRSFVFSISI from the coding sequence TTGACCACGGCATCGAGTACCGCTGTCCCGACGTTGATCGGTTCGGTTCAGCGGGCGTTGAGGCTGTTGGAGGCTGTGGGCGCCCATCGGGACGGGGCGCCTGCGAAGCAGCTCGCACGGGAAGCGGGGCTTCCCCTTCCCACCGCCTATCACCTGTTGCGCACCCTGACCCACGAAGGCTATCTGCGCCGGGAGAACGGCGTATTCCTCTTCGGCTCCGCCGCCGAGCGGCTGGTCGACGACGGTGCGCTGCAGAACCGTCGCAGCACCATGGCCCAGTCGCTGGCCCGCTGGCGCGACATCATCGGTGCACCGGTGTACTGCGCCGTCTACCGCGAGGGTGAGATCGAACTGATCGCGGTCGCCGATACCCCTGCAGCGCCGGCGGTCGAGGAGTGGGCCTCGTTCCGGGAGACCGGGCATGCCCATGCGATCGGCCAGTGTCTCTTGAGCCGGCTCGACGAGAAGGCCCGTGAGGACCATCTGGATCGTCACCCTGTGCACCCGCTGACCCGCTACTCGGTGCGGGACCGACCGGCGTTCCTTGAGCGTCTGAGGTCGTTGGAGCGAACAGAACCTGTTGTCGAACGACAGGAGTACGCCCTCGGAACGGTCTGCGCCGCCATCCCGATCGCCGTCGGCTACACGGCCGCCGCCATGGCCATTTCGGTACCCCTCGACGAAGAAGATAGGTTGCTCCCCGCAGTCGAACGACTACGCGGTGAAGTGGCGAGCCTCTTGCGTTCGTTCGTGTTCTCTATCAGTATCTGA
- a CDS encoding SsgA family sporulation/cell division regulator encodes MRESVQAEVMMSFLVSEELSFRIPVELRYEVCDPYAIRMTFHLPGDAPVTWAFGRELLLDGLNSPSGDGDVHISPTEPEGLSDVHIRLQVGADRALFRAGTAPLVAFLDRTDKLVPLGQECTLSDFEGNLEEALGRILAKEQNAG; translated from the coding sequence ATGCGCGAGTCGGTTCAAGCTGAGGTCATGATGAGTTTTCTCGTCTCCGAGGAGCTCTCATTCCGTATCCCGGTGGAGCTCCGGTACGAGGTATGCGATCCGTATGCGATCCGGATGACCTTCCATCTGCCCGGTGACGCCCCCGTCACCTGGGCTTTCGGTCGTGAGCTCCTGTTGGACGGCCTCAACAGCCCCAGCGGTGACGGTGATGTGCACATCAGTCCCACGGAGCCCGAGGGGCTGTCCGACGTACACATCCGGCTTCAGGTCGGCGCGGACCGCGCTCTCTTCAGGGCCGGCACAGCCCCACTCGTCGCGTTTCTCGACCGGACGGACAAGCTCGTACCCCTCGGCCAGGAGTGCACGCTGAGTGACTTCGAGGGAAACCTCGAGGAGGCGCTGGGCCGGATCCTGGCCAAGGAACAGAACGCCGGCTGA
- a CDS encoding YibE/F family protein has translation MTSPRNDSGSQDHQHGHSHSHGPAAPVSKHLRKVIAAVLIPFTTAVVVGLVVLWPGGAPAHERTGVGFDRQTQQATVANVEKVDCKDVNAAQAPATGSTTTPSGNATPGRQPGLCEKATIQVTTGHDKGRTFVEIVQPDAPRQLHEGQGVIVAYAPDAPHDLQYSVTDVDRKFPMAVLAGIFALAVVVVGRLRGVMALIALAVSFAVLTLFVLPAILQGSNPLLVAVVGASAIMLIALYMCHGPTARTSVAVIGTLISLLLIGLLGSLFIGWASLTGNTDDSTGLIHGLYPHIDMSGLLLAGVIIGSLGVLDDVTVTQTSAVWELHQADPTMGARKLYRAGIRIGRDHIASVVNTLVLAYAGAALPLLLLFSIAQSSVGTVANSELVAEEIVRTLVGSIGLVASVPVTTVLAALVVSADRTGLGAEAGASAPARNGKGRRRRTRH, from the coding sequence GTGACGTCCCCTCGAAATGACTCCGGATCGCAGGACCACCAGCATGGTCACTCGCACAGCCACGGGCCTGCCGCACCGGTCTCGAAACACCTGCGCAAGGTCATCGCGGCCGTTCTGATCCCGTTCACCACCGCCGTGGTGGTCGGTCTGGTGGTGCTCTGGCCGGGCGGCGCGCCCGCACACGAGCGCACCGGCGTCGGCTTCGACCGGCAGACCCAGCAGGCCACGGTGGCGAACGTGGAAAAGGTCGACTGCAAGGACGTGAACGCCGCGCAGGCCCCGGCCACCGGCAGCACCACCACGCCGTCGGGGAACGCCACTCCCGGCCGGCAGCCGGGGCTGTGCGAAAAGGCCACGATCCAGGTGACGACCGGCCACGACAAGGGAAGGACCTTCGTCGAGATCGTCCAGCCCGACGCGCCACGGCAGTTGCACGAGGGACAGGGCGTGATCGTCGCGTACGCCCCCGACGCGCCCCATGACCTTCAGTACTCCGTGACGGATGTGGACCGGAAGTTCCCGATGGCTGTGCTGGCCGGAATCTTCGCTCTCGCAGTGGTCGTGGTGGGCAGGCTGCGCGGGGTGATGGCGCTGATCGCGCTCGCCGTGTCGTTCGCCGTGCTGACCCTGTTCGTCCTCCCCGCGATCCTGCAGGGTTCGAATCCGCTGCTGGTCGCGGTCGTCGGGGCCAGCGCGATCATGCTGATCGCGCTCTACATGTGCCATGGGCCGACCGCCCGCACCTCGGTCGCGGTCATCGGCACGCTGATCTCGCTGCTGCTGATCGGGCTGCTCGGGTCGCTCTTCATCGGCTGGGCAAGCCTGACCGGCAACACCGACGACAGCACCGGCCTCATCCACGGCCTGTACCCCCACATCGACATGAGCGGCCTGCTGCTGGCCGGTGTCATCATCGGCTCGCTCGGCGTGCTGGACGATGTGACGGTCACCCAGACATCGGCGGTCTGGGAGCTGCACCAGGCGGACCCGACGATGGGCGCACGCAAGCTGTACCGGGCAGGTATCAGGATCGGTCGCGACCACATCGCCTCAGTGGTCAACACGCTGGTGCTCGCCTACGCCGGCGCCGCGCTTCCCCTGCTGCTGCTGTTCTCGATCGCGCAGAGCAGTGTGGGCACGGTGGCCAACAGCGAACTCGTGGCGGAGGAGATCGTACGAACGCTGGTCGGGTCGATCGGACTGGTCGCCTCGGTGCCGGTGACGACGGTGCTGGCGGCGCTGGTCGTCTCCGCGGACCGCACAGGGCTCGGCGCGGAAGCCGGAGCTTCGGCACCCGCACGGAACGGAAAGGGCCGACGTCGCAGGACGAGGCATTGA
- the thiC gene encoding phosphomethylpyrimidine synthase ThiC, translated as MTTSDTRTPASNQSDEAGQSIGWHKGYVQGSRPDIRVPVRQVHLTNGNAVTLYDTSGPYTDPTTDTDVRRGLAPLRENWIVARGDTEEYVGRPVRPEDDGLKHTSPRGGLRNLDAVFPGRPRQPRRSRDGQPVTQLAYARRGEITPEMEYVAIRENVEPEVVREEIAAGRAVLPANVNHPEIEPMIIGKRFLVKVNANIGNSAVTSSIEEEVEKMTWATRWGADTVMDLSTGRNIHTTREWVLRNSPVPIGTVPLYQALEKVDGRAEELTWEIYKDTVIEQAEQGVDYMTVHAGVRLPYVPLTARRKTGIVSRGGSIMAAWCLAHHKESFLYENFEELCEILATYDVTYSLGDGLRPGSIADANDEAQFAELRTLGELNTIAKRFGVQTMIEGPGHVPMHKIKENIDLQQEICEEAPFYTLGPLTTDVAPAYDHITSGIGAAMIAWWGTAMLCYVTPKEHLGLPNRDDVKTGVITYKIAAHAADLAKGHPGAQDWDDALSDARFEFRWEDQFNLALDPDMAREFHDETLPAEPAKTAHFCSMCGPKFCSMKISRSITEQFGGDTGSTAEEIEAGMLEKSKEFAAAGNRVYLPLAETGGTSAG; from the coding sequence ATGACCACATCGGACACACGCACGCCTGCCTCGAACCAGAGCGACGAGGCCGGGCAGTCCATCGGCTGGCACAAGGGATACGTCCAGGGCTCGCGCCCGGACATCCGGGTGCCGGTCCGGCAGGTGCACCTCACCAACGGCAACGCCGTGACGCTGTACGACACGTCGGGGCCGTACACCGATCCCACCACCGACACGGACGTCCGCCGCGGCCTCGCACCGCTGCGGGAGAACTGGATCGTCGCCCGCGGCGACACCGAGGAGTACGTGGGCCGCCCGGTCCGCCCCGAGGACGACGGGCTCAAGCACACCTCGCCGCGCGGTGGACTGCGCAACCTCGACGCGGTCTTCCCCGGTCGCCCACGGCAACCACGCCGCAGCCGTGACGGGCAGCCGGTGACCCAGCTCGCGTACGCCCGCCGGGGCGAGATCACCCCGGAGATGGAGTACGTGGCGATCCGGGAGAACGTCGAACCCGAGGTCGTACGCGAGGAGATCGCCGCGGGCCGCGCGGTGCTGCCGGCCAACGTCAACCACCCGGAGATCGAGCCGATGATCATCGGTAAGCGGTTCCTGGTGAAGGTCAACGCCAACATCGGCAACTCGGCGGTCACCTCCTCCATCGAGGAGGAGGTCGAGAAGATGACGTGGGCGACGCGGTGGGGCGCCGACACGGTCATGGATCTCTCCACCGGCCGCAACATCCACACCACCCGTGAGTGGGTTCTGCGTAACTCCCCGGTGCCCATCGGCACCGTTCCGCTCTACCAGGCCCTCGAGAAGGTCGATGGCAGGGCGGAGGAACTGACCTGGGAGATCTACAAGGACACCGTCATCGAGCAGGCCGAACAGGGCGTCGACTACATGACGGTCCATGCCGGCGTGCGCCTCCCGTACGTCCCGCTCACCGCGCGCCGCAAGACCGGCATCGTCTCCCGCGGCGGCTCGATCATGGCGGCCTGGTGCCTGGCGCACCACAAGGAGTCGTTCCTGTACGAGAACTTCGAGGAGCTCTGCGAGATCCTCGCGACGTACGACGTGACGTACTCGCTGGGCGACGGGCTGCGCCCCGGCTCGATCGCCGATGCCAACGACGAGGCGCAGTTCGCCGAACTGCGCACCCTCGGTGAACTCAACACGATCGCGAAGCGGTTCGGCGTCCAGACGATGATCGAGGGCCCGGGCCATGTCCCGATGCACAAGATCAAGGAGAACATCGACCTCCAGCAGGAGATCTGCGAGGAGGCGCCGTTCTACACGCTCGGCCCGCTGACCACCGATGTGGCCCCGGCGTACGACCACATCACCTCGGGCATCGGCGCCGCGATGATCGCCTGGTGGGGGACGGCGATGCTCTGCTACGTCACGCCCAAGGAGCATCTGGGCCTGCCCAACCGGGACGACGTGAAGACAGGGGTGATCACCTACAAGATCGCGGCCCATGCGGCGGACCTCGCCAAGGGACACCCGGGTGCGCAGGACTGGGACGACGCCCTGTCGGACGCGCGCTTCGAGTTCCGGTGGGAGGACCAGTTCAACCTGGCTCTCGACCCGGACATGGCACGGGAGTTCCACGACGAGACGCTGCCGGCCGAGCCGGCGAAAACGGCGCACTTCTGCTCGATGTGCGGCCCCAAGTTCTGCTCGATGAAGATCAGTCGAAGCATCACAGAGCAGTTCGGCGGTGACACCGGCTCGACGGCTGAAGAGATCGAGGCAGGGATGCTGGAGAAGTCGAAGGAGTTCGCGGCGGCAGGCAACCGTGTGTACCTGCCGCTCGCGGAGACGGGCGGCACGTCGGCCGGCTGA
- a CDS encoding membrane protein produces the protein MHMNSAPHLLAEDRPEYERILGDALRHAHERPDLAGVGERLNTEQLRTMALNATALITAAAATEYDHYVKVREELRGPAADSAQGSGLGSEADDPDRPGAGIGAVVTVLAPMLAGTAALIFLLVGYILKMLSKPPSFADTMVTAGWFFAAVMAAAILAAAIGLLTTALRNGSTSLPAEDTEDELPEDVARAREAWRHALLERGILPFLRDALADPTAGPASRTPHRSANRIPKIGYSRPDFSGPEEGPAAGPRPSFTSPDFTSPDFGGPEHELD, from the coding sequence ATGCACATGAACAGCGCTCCGCACCTGCTGGCCGAGGACCGACCCGAGTACGAGCGGATCCTCGGCGATGCGCTACGCCACGCTCACGAACGACCGGACCTGGCCGGAGTCGGCGAACGGCTCAACACGGAGCAGCTGCGCACCATGGCACTGAACGCCACGGCTCTGATCACCGCGGCGGCGGCCACCGAGTACGACCACTACGTGAAGGTCCGCGAAGAGCTGCGCGGACCGGCCGCCGACTCGGCCCAAGGCTCGGGCCTCGGATCCGAAGCGGACGATCCGGACCGGCCGGGCGCGGGCATAGGGGCGGTCGTCACCGTCCTGGCCCCGATGCTCGCGGGAACCGCCGCGCTGATCTTCCTGCTGGTCGGCTACATCCTGAAGATGCTCAGCAAGCCGCCGTCGTTCGCCGACACCATGGTCACCGCCGGCTGGTTCTTCGCGGCGGTCATGGCGGCAGCGATACTGGCCGCTGCCATCGGACTGCTCACCACGGCGCTGCGCAACGGCTCGACGTCGCTGCCGGCCGAGGACACCGAGGACGAACTGCCGGAGGACGTGGCGCGCGCCAGAGAGGCCTGGCGCCATGCGCTGCTGGAGCGGGGCATCCTGCCGTTCCTACGGGATGCGCTCGCCGATCCGACAGCCGGCCCCGCCTCACGTACACCGCACCGTTCGGCCAATCGCATCCCGAAGATCGGCTACTCCAGGCCGGACTTCTCGGGCCCGGAAGAGGGCCCGGCGGCGGGACCCCGCCCGTCGTTCACCAGCCCCGACTTCACCAGCCCGGACTTCGGAGGCCCGGAGCACGAGCTGGACTGA
- a CDS encoding metallophosphoesterase produces the protein MTQGAGQEPVERTATLRDFRVPPYAQTPAPPAAPHPGSVVPGDEPEGYTPTARDLPVINRGDTLQVQAVPDPRPATDQGLGPLYVVGDVHGYLDELRDALMAQGLIDAEGAWAAGNARLWFLGDFTDRGPDGIGVIDLVMRLSAEAAAAGGYCKALMGNHELLLIGAKRFADTPVNSGAGTATFQAAWLLNGGQKTDMERLQDVHLQWMSRLDAVVEEDGHLLMHSDTTAYLDYGSTIEDVNETVHAILTRNDADECWDLFRKLTRRFAFRDEGGSQAVQELMGAYGGQRIVHGHSPIPYLLGEVGSEDGEDSAGPVVDGPHVYADGLAIAMDGGVTMAGKLLVVRLPLHD, from the coding sequence ATGACACAGGGGGCCGGTCAGGAACCCGTGGAGCGGACGGCGACGTTGCGTGACTTCCGTGTGCCGCCCTATGCGCAGACTCCGGCGCCGCCCGCGGCGCCGCATCCCGGCAGCGTCGTTCCGGGCGACGAGCCGGAGGGGTACACGCCCACCGCGCGCGATCTTCCCGTGATCAACCGCGGTGACACCCTCCAGGTGCAGGCCGTCCCGGATCCGCGGCCCGCCACGGACCAGGGTCTCGGACCGCTCTACGTGGTCGGCGACGTCCACGGGTACCTGGACGAGCTCCGCGACGCCCTCATGGCACAGGGCCTCATCGACGCCGAGGGCGCCTGGGCCGCGGGCAACGCCCGGCTCTGGTTCCTCGGCGACTTCACCGACCGCGGTCCGGACGGCATCGGCGTCATCGACCTGGTCATGCGTCTGTCCGCCGAGGCCGCGGCCGCGGGCGGCTACTGCAAGGCCCTGATGGGCAACCACGAACTGCTCCTCATCGGCGCCAAGCGGTTCGCCGACACGCCGGTCAACTCCGGCGCGGGCACCGCCACCTTCCAGGCCGCCTGGCTGCTCAACGGCGGCCAGAAGACCGACATGGAGCGGCTCCAGGACGTCCATCTCCAGTGGATGTCCCGTCTCGACGCGGTCGTCGAGGAGGACGGGCACCTTCTGATGCACTCCGACACGACGGCGTACCTCGACTACGGTTCCACCATCGAAGACGTCAACGAGACCGTGCACGCCATTCTCACGCGTAACGACGCCGACGAGTGCTGGGACCTGTTCCGTAAGCTCACCAGGCGGTTCGCCTTCCGCGACGAGGGGGGCTCGCAGGCCGTCCAGGAGCTGATGGGTGCGTACGGCGGACAGCGCATCGTCCATGGTCACAGCCCCATTCCGTATCTGCTCGGCGAGGTCGGCTCGGAGGACGGCGAAGACAGCGCCGGCCCCGTGGTGGACGGCCCGCACGTGTACGCAGACGGGCTCGCCATCGCCATGGACGGCGGCGTGACCATGGCCGGAAAGCTGCTGGTCGTCCGACTGCCGTTGCATGACTGA
- a CDS encoding LacI family DNA-binding transcriptional regulator encodes MTAAGKHQVSRTETPRRGGRQGRAGIRDVAAAAGVSITTVSDALNGKGRLPDATRSHVREVAERLGYRPSAAARTLRTGKSGLIGLTVTTYGDEPFTFTEFAYFAEMARAATSAALARGYALVILPATSRHDVWSNVALDGTVVIDPSDQDPVVTELVRQGLPVVSDGRPAGSLPVTAWVDNDHRAAVLDLLDHLAAAGARRIGLLTGTTTDTYTRLSTTAYLHWCERVGQDPVYESYPAHDPCAGAVAADRLLARPDRPDAVYGLFDPNGTDLLAAARRYGLRVPEDLLLVCCSESTVYATTEPPITTLSLKPRQIGTAVVQLLIDAIEGVDQDGPVERVIPTELIVRTSSQRRPPRTTVSAPRSPSRD; translated from the coding sequence ATGACAGCAGCAGGGAAGCACCAGGTGAGCCGGACGGAGACCCCCCGGCGCGGCGGCCGGCAGGGACGAGCGGGAATCCGGGATGTGGCCGCCGCCGCCGGGGTCTCCATCACGACCGTCTCCGACGCGCTCAACGGCAAGGGACGGCTCCCGGACGCCACCCGCAGCCATGTCCGCGAGGTCGCCGAGCGCCTGGGCTACCGCCCGTCCGCCGCGGCCCGAACCCTCCGTACCGGCAAGTCCGGCCTCATCGGCCTGACCGTGACGACGTACGGGGATGAACCTTTCACCTTCACCGAATTCGCCTACTTCGCCGAGATGGCCAGAGCGGCCACCTCCGCCGCGCTCGCCCGCGGCTACGCCCTCGTCATCCTCCCCGCCACCTCACGCCACGACGTCTGGTCGAACGTCGCCCTCGACGGCACCGTCGTCATCGACCCCTCCGACCAGGACCCGGTCGTCACCGAACTCGTCCGCCAGGGGCTGCCCGTCGTCTCGGACGGCCGCCCCGCCGGGAGCCTGCCGGTCACCGCGTGGGTGGACAACGACCACCGGGCCGCGGTGCTCGACCTCCTCGACCATCTCGCCGCCGCCGGGGCCCGTCGGATCGGCCTGCTCACCGGCACCACCACCGACACGTACACCCGTCTCTCCACCACCGCGTACCTCCACTGGTGCGAGCGCGTGGGCCAGGATCCGGTGTACGAGTCCTATCCCGCCCACGACCCGTGCGCGGGGGCGGTGGCCGCCGACCGGCTCCTCGCCCGCCCGGACCGGCCCGACGCCGTATACGGGCTCTTCGACCCCAACGGCACCGATCTGCTGGCGGCCGCGCGCCGGTACGGGTTGCGCGTCCCCGAGGATCTGCTGCTGGTCTGCTGCAGCGAGTCCACCGTGTACGCGACGACCGAGCCCCCCATCACCACGCTCTCACTCAAGCCGCGCCAAATCGGCACAGCGGTCGTCCAGCTCCTCATCGATGCGATCGAAGGTGTCGACCAGGACGGTCCGGTGGAGCGGGTGATACCGACCGAACTCATCGTCCGGACGTCCTCGCAACGCCGTCCGCCCCGTACCACGGTCAGCGCGCCTCGATCCCCGTCCAGGGACTGA
- the hisC gene encoding histidinol-phosphate transaminase — MSETSPKLRAELDGVPAYVPGRPAAADGPLAFKLSSNENPYPPLPGVMESALAAAANFNRYPDMACTGLMNELADRFGVPVSHLATGTGSVGVAQQLLQATSGPGDEVIYAWRSFEAYPIITQVSGATSVKVPLTDGEVHDLDAMADAITDRTRMIFVCNPNNPTGTVVRRAELERFLDRVPGDVLVVLDEAYKEFIRDLEVPDGIEIYRDRPNVAVLRTFSKAYGLAGLRVGFAVAHEPVAAALRKTAVPFGVSQLAQDAAVASLRAEDELLGRVGSLVCERIRVHKALVSQGWTVPESQANFVWLRLGDRTLDFAGACERAGVVVRPFAGEGVRVSIGEDEANDVFLRVAEAYRKEL; from the coding sequence GTGAGCGAGACGAGCCCCAAGCTGCGTGCCGAACTGGACGGCGTCCCCGCCTATGTGCCGGGCAGGCCGGCGGCGGCCGACGGGCCGCTCGCGTTCAAGCTGTCCTCCAACGAGAACCCGTATCCGCCGCTGCCCGGCGTGATGGAGTCCGCCCTGGCCGCGGCCGCGAACTTCAACCGCTACCCGGACATGGCCTGCACCGGTCTGATGAACGAGCTGGCCGACCGGTTCGGCGTGCCCGTGTCGCATCTCGCCACCGGAACCGGCTCCGTCGGGGTGGCGCAGCAGCTGCTCCAGGCCACGTCGGGCCCGGGCGACGAGGTCATCTACGCCTGGCGTTCCTTCGAGGCGTACCCGATCATCACCCAGGTCAGCGGCGCGACCTCGGTGAAGGTGCCGCTGACCGACGGCGAGGTGCACGACCTCGACGCGATGGCGGACGCGATCACGGACCGCACTCGGATGATCTTCGTCTGCAACCCGAACAACCCGACCGGGACGGTGGTACGCAGGGCCGAGCTGGAGCGGTTCCTGGACCGGGTGCCGGGCGATGTGCTGGTGGTGCTCGACGAGGCGTACAAGGAGTTCATCCGCGATCTCGAGGTGCCGGACGGCATAGAGATCTACCGGGACCGGCCCAATGTGGCGGTGTTGCGGACGTTCTCCAAGGCCTACGGTCTGGCCGGCCTGCGGGTCGGATTCGCGGTGGCCCATGAGCCGGTGGCGGCCGCACTGCGCAAGACGGCGGTGCCGTTCGGGGTCAGTCAGCTGGCGCAGGACGCGGCGGTCGCCTCGCTGCGCGCCGAGGACGAGCTGCTCGGCCGGGTCGGCTCCCTGGTCTGCGAACGCATCCGGGTGCACAAGGCTCTGGTGAGCCAGGGCTGGACCGTTCCGGAGTCCCAGGCCAACTTCGTCTGGCTGCGTCTCGGCGACCGCACGCTGGACTTCGCCGGGGCGTGCGAGCGGGCCGGAGTCGTGGTGAGGCCGTTCGCGGGCGAGGGCGTGCGGGTCTCGATCGGCGAGGACGAGGCCAATGACGTCTTCCTGAGGGTGGCGGAGGCGTACCGCAAGGAGCTGTAA